A genomic window from Cutibacterium acnes includes:
- a CDS encoding sensor histidine kinase, which yields MTMGRRVSLLVSTSVVVAVALTSLSARLMTRISLYSELDEQLTRMATTISPSVAADPQNLGGLEASSLAATNTTLILVRADGQVTTAPGTEVTVTAGPQELAVARTGIGVKAHTVIDSRGVPVRIVAVPFTSDGVHYALVTGQDLTGTRATLGSLWIVLVGTGFVGIVLTAIAGYVAGNSATSPLRDLSRAVHHVTTTEDLTPIQVHSHDELGDLAVSFNHMLSSLSNSRERQKQLIADASHELRTPLTSMRTNVELLMADQKSHMLPEEARGEILDDVAAQLGEFSSLIGDLVQLSREDAPPPRPEYFDLSDAVSKAVERGRRRGPNLEFDVHLESHLVLGDEATLERAVTNLLDNAVKFSPAGGTVTVSMEGDTVVVSDEGPGIAEADLPYIFDRFYRSDRARNTPGTGLGLSIVAHTVTSHQGWIKASRAPSGGAMFTIYLPRAEPPVEEPTVSS from the coding sequence ATGACCATGGGACGCCGGGTCAGCCTCCTAGTATCGACGTCCGTTGTCGTCGCGGTCGCTTTGACCTCCTTGTCGGCGCGGCTCATGACTCGCATCTCGCTGTATAGCGAGCTGGACGAACAGCTCACCCGAATGGCGACCACCATCTCGCCAAGTGTCGCCGCCGATCCTCAAAACCTCGGTGGTTTGGAAGCCAGCTCGTTGGCAGCCACCAACACCACCCTCATCCTGGTACGCGCCGACGGCCAAGTCACCACAGCCCCTGGAACTGAGGTCACCGTCACCGCGGGACCTCAAGAGCTAGCAGTCGCCCGCACCGGGATCGGGGTTAAAGCACACACCGTCATTGACTCCCGCGGTGTTCCGGTGCGTATCGTCGCGGTCCCCTTCACCTCAGATGGCGTCCACTACGCTCTCGTCACAGGCCAAGACCTCACCGGGACCAGGGCCACCCTAGGGTCACTATGGATCGTCCTCGTAGGCACCGGATTCGTCGGCATCGTGCTCACCGCCATCGCTGGATACGTGGCAGGCAACTCTGCGACTAGCCCTTTGCGCGACCTCTCGCGAGCTGTTCATCACGTCACCACCACCGAAGACCTGACACCCATCCAGGTCCACTCCCATGATGAGCTAGGCGATCTTGCCGTGTCGTTCAACCACATGCTGTCCTCGTTGTCGAACTCCCGGGAGCGTCAGAAGCAGCTCATCGCTGACGCCTCCCACGAACTACGAACCCCACTGACCTCGATGCGCACCAACGTCGAGCTGCTGATGGCCGATCAGAAGAGCCACATGCTCCCGGAGGAAGCACGCGGAGAGATCCTTGACGACGTCGCCGCCCAGCTCGGTGAGTTCTCCAGCCTCATTGGCGACCTCGTCCAGCTCTCGCGCGAGGACGCCCCTCCCCCGCGCCCGGAGTACTTCGACTTGTCAGATGCGGTATCCAAAGCGGTCGAGAGGGGACGACGACGCGGCCCGAACCTGGAATTCGACGTCCACCTGGAGTCCCATTTGGTGCTTGGTGACGAGGCCACCCTGGAGCGGGCTGTCACCAACCTGCTCGATAATGCGGTGAAGTTCTCCCCCGCCGGTGGAACTGTAACGGTGTCTATGGAGGGCGACACCGTCGTCGTCAGTGACGAAGGACCTGGCATCGCGGAGGCCGATCTGCCTTATATCTTCGATCGGTTTTACCGCTCTGATCGCGCCCGCAACACCCCCGGAACCGGCCTCGGCCTGTCAATTGTGGCTCATACCGTCACTAGCCATCAGGGTTGGATCAAAGCGTCGCGGGCCCCAAGCGGTGGCGCCATGTTCACGATATACTTGCCGCGAGCAGAACCTCCGGTTGAGGAACCCACGGTATCCTCATGA